GTCATTTGCACGATGATCACGCTCCTTGTACTATGTAATGCGTGCGTATATACACGTATCGCGTACTTCCTTTCCGTCTACGGAGAGTGCTTCATTTCGCAGAATACCTTCCAGTGTAAAGCCCAGCCTTTCGGCAATGGCGCGGCTTTTTACATTTGGAGCGTCGCAGCGGATTTCCACTCTGCGGGCATGCAGTGTATCAAAAGCAAACGCAGTAATCCCCTCCACTGCTTCTGTCATGTATCCTTGTCCGCTGTAACGGGAATCGATCCAATACCCAATTTCGAATTTTGGAATGTTCCAGTTAATCCGGTGCAGTCCCGAGGAGGCGATAAACTCGCCTGTATCCTTGCGAAATACAAGCAGTCGCAACTCTTCTCGCTTCAGAAAGTTGGCGTGAGATTCTCTGATATTTGCTTCAACATCCTGCTCAGAGGGTTTCTGCTGCAGAAATATCATCCAGGGCGTTAGATCATCTATGGATGCCTGGATAGCCTCATATACCGCTTTCCCATCCCCTGGCTTTGGCATGCGAATCAGCAATCGTTCGGTATAAAACTCTGTGGGGAAATCAAGCAATAATGGATTCAATATCTTCCTCTCCTGTCCTCTTTTATATGAATTGTTTCTAAGATAATGTCTGAAAGAGAAAGGCCGCTTCTTGTGCATACCGATTTCAGTCTATAAGCGCAGAAGAGAGTATGTATTAGGCTTCATAAAAGTAGGCACAAATCTTCCATCTGCAATCAGCTCGGATTGGGCGTATCCTTTTGCTGCTGTAGCGAGCGATAAAAAATCAGAAAAAAGAACACAGTACGTGATGACAATACGCATAATTTGCACTTCTTTCCATCGTATCGCCACATTCTTTTATTAGTATACTGTAATTTTTTGCCTGATTATAGTCGGATTTTCATTTCAGTGTTGCCAAATGCTGATATAGGGAGGATTTGGTTGGCGATTCATGGATAAGGGCGTTATACTAAAGAAAATAAAAAAGGAAAGGATGCGAAAGATGGCAGGTACTCATGTATTTACCAAAAAAGAAGAGTTGGCCAATGCGATTATTCATGGAATTGGCGCGGTATTAAGCGTGGCGGCGCTTGTTGCGCTCATTGTTACCGCCAGCGCGTCCGGTACCGTATGGCATATTACCAGCTTTACCATATACGGTGTAACCATGCTTCTGTTATATGTCTCTTCAACATTGGTGCACAGCTTTCCCGAAGGGCGTGCTAAAGATGTTTTTGAGATTTGCGATCATGCGGCCATTTATTTGTTTATTGCAGGTACGTATACGCCGCTTTTGTTTTTGGTCGTAAAAGGCGCACTCGGCTGGACGCTGTTTGGGATTGTCTGGGGCATCGCGCTTGCAGGTATCGTGTTTAAGCTGTTTTTTACGAAGCGGTTTCTGTATATGTCTACCGTACTCTACATTGTAATGGGCTGGCTGATTGTGTTTGCATGGAAGCCGCTGGTGACGGGGTTGGCTTTTGAAGGGGTAGTACTCTTGGTAACAGGCGGCATATTGTACACGATCGGTGCGGTATTTTATGTATGGCGCGGCTTTTTGTTTCATCATGCGGTGTGGCATCTGTTCGTATTGGCAGGATCGATCGTTCATTTCTTCGGTGTCATCCTGTATTTATTGCCATAACGACGTAACATCGAACTCCTATCAGAGAAAGATACGCTGGTAGGAGTTTGTTTTTGGAGGGACATGTGATGGGGTATGTATTCGTGGGGATTGGCGGCATGCTTGGCGCTGTGCTGCGCTATATGCTGGGGATATGGATTGGTGCACAGACAGGCAGTGCTTTTCCCTACCCTACCCTGCTTATTAATCTGGTCGGGTGCTTTATCTTAGCTTTTTTCTATACCATAACAGTATCGCGGCTGCCTGTGCATCCTCATTTTCGCACCGCATTTGGCAGCGGCTTCATCGGTTCATTTACGACATTCTCTACCTTTAGCTATGAGACGTTTGCGCTTCTTCATGCCAGACGATATGAAATAGCTATTATCTATGCTGTAATCAGCGTCGCAGGCGGCTATATCCTTGCGTATTTTGGCGCAAGGCTCGGGCTGATTAAGCGTCTATCGAAGACTAGGGAAAGGAAGGATGGCTAATGGTGATCGTCTGGGTAGCACTTGGCGGTTTTTTTGGAGCGATAAGCCGTTATGCTGCGGTGCAGTGGATTGATCGGCGTATGCATTCCGCGTTTCCATACGGGACCATGACCGTGAATCTTCTCGGTTCGTTTCTGTTGGGTCTGCTGTATGGATGGGATGTGGACCGGCAGCTTACCCTGCTGCTTGGCGCGGGTTTTCTTGGCTCGTTTACGACGTTTTCCACATTTGCGTATGAAACTGTGCAGCTGCAAGAAAAAGGAAAACGGAAAGAGATTGTTGTATACATAAGCATAAGCGTATTGCTTGGCATCTTGGCTGCTGCACTTGGTTTATGGATCGCCTTGATGGTGATTGTGGCTGCATCATAATTGAAATATAGGATAGAGAAAGGATGATAAAAATGAGTATACATCCGAACGTGGCGGAAGCTGCCTCTCTTCTTGGAGAAGCATCGCGGGCAGCCATCCTCATAAGTTTATTGGACGGGCGTTTTCATACAGCCGGTGAATTAGCTTTTATGGCTGCGATTACCCCGCAAACAGCCAGCTTTCACCTTTCTAGATTAATAGAAGGTAACCTTGTTCGTGTTGAAAAACACGGACGTCATCGCTATTATCAATTGGCTAATGAAGAGGTTGCGCGCATACTAGAATCGCTTCTTGCTATTTCTCCACCTCCCGACGTGCGATCGTTAAAGCAATCCGGTCAAGTAAAGCTGCTTCGGGAAGCCAGAACTTGTTATGACCATTTAGCAGGGAAATTAGGCGTCGATATCGCTGAATCGATGCTGAAGGCTGGTTATTTGGAGAAAGAAGAAAGAGAGTTTGTGGTTACGCCTAAAGGGGAAGCGTTTTTAGCTGATTTCGGCATTGATATAAGTGAATTAAAGCGAAAACGCCGTTCATTTTCTCACGCATGTCTGGACTGGAGCGAGCGTCATTATCATCTTGCTGGTGCTCTAGGACATGGACTCATGATCCGCTTTTTGGAATTGGGCTGGATCGTTCAAGTCCCGTCTATTCGCGCTATAAAAGTTACAGATAAAGGAAAAGAAGGATTTGCACAATTATTTGCTATAGCGATGTAATATAAGTGCAGAGAAAAACCCCTCCTTGGTAGACAGAACGCGCTTCTTCTTTCTGCATACGATGAGGGGTTCTCTCATTCATTTATAACGTGTTTTTAACCAGCTCGTTTTTCTGCTGAAAATTACTATTTACAAGATAGATGCCCATAATGATAAACAAGCCGCCAACGATGAGCGAAGGGGATAGCGGCTCCCCTAATAGTATCCAACCGGTTACTACACCGAAGAACGGAGCCAAAAATAAAAAGGCGCTGGTTTTTCCAGGATCACTCTTTTGTAGGAGATAATACCAAACGGCAAACTGAACGATGGAAGACATGATGCTTAACCATAACAAAATAAGTAATGAATTGCTGGTCAGAATGAAAAATGATGTTTCAAGAGTAAAGCTGCCAAGCAAAAGTAAGATTCCGCCAAAAAGCATCTGATAGGCTGATAGAACCCATGTATCAAAGAGTGCACTCCATTTTTTAGCCAGTAATGTAGAGATGGCCCAAAAAACAGCAGAAAGAATTCCGAAAAGAATGCCAATCCTATATTCAATTTGCGCTCCCATCGTAATGACTACCCCTACAATTCCAGATAGAACACCGACCCATTGATAAAGCTTGTAGCGTGCATGAGAAAAAATGGTGGCGAATACAACAACCAGTAACGGATTGGTGAAGGTAAGAATGGAAGATTCACTGGCTGTAATCGTTCGTAAACTCAAGAAAATACACCCCATAACACCGGCTGTTTGGAAAGCGCCAATGATAAGAATCCGGACCCAGTGTTCTTTCGTAGTTGGATGCGGCCGTTTTAAAGCCATAACGAGTACCGCCATGATGACTCCGGCAAGGATGAAGCGTACTGCCGCTAACAGTAAGGGGGATGAATAAGGCAACCCCATTTTCACGACGGCGAAAGAAGAACCCATTAAAAACGTTGTCAGAAGCACTAACGATATAAATTTGAACGTATTCATTTTCAAACTCCCCACATAGTATAATGACCAATCTATAGCCATTATAAATGCTGAATACTTCAACTCTAATCGAAATATGGAATGCATACAAAAGATGGCTCTATTCTTCCCCGTATAGTGAAGCTATCCCAAAAAGGGAACGACAACCAACAGGGCCGCCGAGCAAAGAACAAGGAAAAGCGACATGCGCGGCGGCAACTTTTTTCTCCCCTTTCCGACGTACCAGCCGGAGAATTGCAGCATATTCCGATACAGAACAAGCAATAGCAATAAAATCGAAATGCCAATCAGCCACGAATACTCATTATGGCTCAAGTCCACTCCCACTGCTGTATACATTGATTTGAGCACCGTTCCTAGCAATCCGCCTAAAAGCAAAAGCAGCACAAGTACCCTGATCAGCTCGAGTAAAAATCTCATTCCTTTATATCCCACCTATCATTCATGCCAACATATAGGGTTGTTAGTTATGATCCAACAGCAGTTCATAGAAGAATACATCCTGCCATGTGCCGAACTTATGGCCGACCTCTTTGAAGTGACCGACAAGCGTGAAGCCGAATCCCTCATGCAGCTTTACGCTTGTCTCGTTGCCACCTGTAATCCCGGCGATGATCGCATGATACTTGTGTTCTTTTGCGCGTACAAGCAGTTCTTTTACGAGAGCTTTACCGATGCCCTGCCCCTGGTAAGCGGCATCAATATATACCGACAGTTCGGCCGTTTGAGCATACGCAGGTTTGGTTCGGAACGGGGAGAGACAACTGTATCCGATGACGCGGTCATGCATTTGGGCAACCAGCAGCGGATGCCTGCCTCCGTAATGGGAAAACCATTCCATACGCTGCGTAAGCGTCAGCTCTTCGATATCAAAGGTGGCGTTCGACGTACGAATGGCATGATTGTAGATCGAAAGCATGGCTGCGACATCGTTTCGCTGTGCCTCCCGAATCTCGACCATATTGCTCCCCTCCCCTTTCTTACGCCCAGTTTCCGTGGCGGAAAATCGGTTCTCTCGTTCCGTCCGCCATCTCTCCATCAATATTCATCTCAGCAGAGCCTACCATAAAATCAACGTGTGTCAGGCTCGTATTCAGACCATTCTGTTCAATTTCTTCTTTGCTCATCGTTTTTCCGCCTTCAAGACAAAATGCATAGGCATTGCCAATCGCTAAATGATTGGACGCATTCTCATCAAACAGCGTGTTATAGAAGATAAGGTTCGCATTTGAAATGGGCGAATTGTGCGGGACAAGCGCTACCTCACCTAGATAATGCGAGCCTTCATCGGTATCAATCAGCTGCTTGAGCGTTTCATATCCAGTTTCAGCTTTGATATCAACGATTCGTCCTTTTTCGAAGGTAAGTGAGAAATTCTCAATCAGATTACCACCGTAGTTAAGCGGCTTCGTGCTTGCGACAGTTCCGTTTACCCCTTCCTTTAAAGGGACAGTAAATACTTCTTCGGTTGGGATGTTGGCGATAAATGGCACGTCCTTCTCGCTTACAGACCCGCCTCCGACCCAGAGATGGTTCGGCGGCAGTTCAATGGTTAGATCAGTACCCGGCGCTTGATAGTGAAGATACTTATACTTTTTCTTATTAAGAAGGGTCACTTTCTCATCAAGCTTCGCATTGTGTTCGCGCCATGCTTGAACCGGGTCTTCAAGATCGGCACGGACCGCACGGAAGATCGCTTCCCACAGCGCATCCACTTGCTCATTCTCCGGTTTATCTGTGAACACTTTGGCCGCCCATTCGCTTGATGGGACAGCGACAATGCTCCAGCTTACTTTGTCGGCGGAAACATAGCGACGGAATGTATCCATTGCTTGCCCCGATGCTTTGGCTGCGTCAGCGATTCGCTTCGGTTCAATACCTTTTAAAAGCTCTGGATTAGAAGAGATAATGTGAAGGAAGCAGGCACCGTCTTCCGCCATCTCCTCAAACCCTTTGGCACGCCAGAGTGGATATTCGCTGAATGCTTCATCGGGTGCCAACTCATATTTAATTCGGGTGCTCACTTCATCGTTCCATTCAATGTGAACATTTTTGGCCCCGGCTTCATATGCTTTTTTGACCACCATGCGCGCAAACTCTATAGCGTTAATCGGTGCTTGCAGCACCATTGTTTGTCCAGGCTGCACATTGACGCCAACTCGTACAGCCAACTCGGCGTATTTGTCTAATTTTTGCTCGAATGTAAACATCAATAAATTCCTCCTTTTGGGGCTAGCGATAAGTTAACTATAAAAAAACGTATGACTATAGTAAACTTCAAATTCCATAATTAGGGTGCCCGAATGTGTAGCTTGGAATAACATGGTTTTGTCGTAAAGAAATAATACTCTCTTCATAATTTGATCATGATTTCAAAAAGATTACAAGGTAGCATACATATTGGGAGAACACCCCATTATCTACTTCACAAGAGGGATTTACATAAAGAACAGAATCACATAAAGGAATGCAAGACAGACAGAGGATGACGCATATGAAGCACCGCATTATGAACAGCAGATGATAGACGATGAGGATATGGATTTCTAAGCAATGACCCTATCTTAACGAACATAACCGCATCCAAGAGCCCCCGCTCTTTTTATATATTTCCCCCGGTCTATAATGATAGAACCGGGGGTTTGTGCTTGCTATTGGTACAATTTTGGCCTTCGTTCTGTGAGATAGTCATATACTTCTTTGCTTTTATGGATGTCTGCAAGTGAGAATTGGATGGTTTTGATCTCTCGTGCGTCTTCTTCGCTCCTACATTCTAGCAGGATATCTCCTTGTGGACCTACAATCATACTTCCGCCGCGATACACAAAAGATCGATGGGTACCGACCCGGTTGCAGTATGCGACGAACAGTTGATTTTCTAGGGCGCGGGCAATGGTAAAAATCCGGTGCGGATATTCATACGGGGACATGTTGGCGCTGGGTACGAAGAGAATCTGTACACCTTGTGCTGCCAGCGTGCGCGCCGCTTCAGGAAATTCGATATCAAAGCACACAAGAATCCCCATCCGTACGCCGTCAACATCCACTGTAATGAATGTGCTACCAGGCGCCGTTACCTTTTTCTCTCCCGCAAACAAATGGATTTTTCGATAGTAGGCAAGCGGTGTAGCGTCCCGATGCATAAAGCATGTCGTATTATATACGCATCCGTCCGCTCCTAACTCGGGAAACGAGTAGATGAGATGGAGCGGATAATCTGCAAGCTTGGCTTGAAGTCGAGCTGTACTTTTACCGTTGCGCGGCTCGGCAAGCGTCCGCAGTTCGTCTTTACGTACAAATCCGGTGAGGATAATTTCTGGCAGGACGAGAATATCTGCTCCCTGCGCATAGGCTTCTTCAATGGCCTGCTCGATTTCTTGCAGATTCGTCTCCTTCTCTCCCTCAACACACGGTATTTGTGCTAGTGCAATAGACCATGTTTGTTTCACTCTTCTATCCCTCCCTATATCAAAAGCTGTCTTCATTATAATAAGAAACCACCCGAAAATCTTCCGGGTGGTTAGTACGTGTGTGTTTATGCTTTTCTTTCTATGAATACGGCTGCTGATTTGTAATGGTATACGGATTTTCTTTTAGCAGTGCCAATCTGCGCTCGGTCGTCACCGAATGAGGAGTAAGTGCGGCAAGACCTACCAGCAGCAGAATCACTGTAATGCCAGATAGAATCATGGTCTGCCCTCCTTATTAGGGAATGTACTCCTTTATTACCCATTTTTACCTTTTGAAAAACAAATCTTCCCTATTCATTGGTGTTGTATGCTATCTCTCATGTATTAGATGAATTTGCACGGCGTCGAACTTTTATCAGCACAACAATTAATACGATCAAACAAAGAGCTGCCGTAAGAATATGCGGCTTATAGTGGTGCAGATAATACTCGACAATCGTCCATTTTGCTCCCAGCTTCCAGCCCAGCGTAATGAAGATGAATACCCAAAAGAGGCCGCCAGGGTACGCATATAGCGCAAATTTACGAAACGATAGTCTAGACATGCCTGCTAGATATGGAGTTAAATGGCGCGCCCCTGGAATGAAGTAACCGATTACAAGGAGGAAGGCGCCAAATCTGCGAAAGAGCCGCTGGGTATAGCGGATTTTTCGTTTGGTTATACCGAATTTCGGGCCGAACTTTCTGAGGAACGGAAGGCCAAGTCTTCTTCCCAGCGTATAGTTGATTGTCATGCCGACCATGGAACCGAAGCATGCACAGGAAAAGGCAAGTCCATACTTCATACTTCCTTTTGCAACAGTATATCCGACGAACATCATTAAGATTTCATCCGGGATCGGCAGACCAACGATCCCACCGATCATTGCCACCACGATTCCGATATAACCGTAGTGACCAAGTAACTCACTGAGTTGTTGTTCCATACCATCCCCGCTTTTCTCACCGTAACGACTATCTATATTACATTCTCAACCATAAGAGTACCATAAGGAACAGGCCAAAATCCAACTTTTTAGCTAAAATCCCTTCCTTTTACAAATGTAACGATATCCTTACATTGACGGGTCATGCCACAAGACGTATCGTAGAAGGAAAAAGGAGAATACCAATGATCTCCAACTTCTATATTCTTGGCAGTACAGCAAAAAGACCGGCAAGTCAGCGTACAATCTTTACGGATGGAGCCCCTGATGCTACGTTTCGTCCGGGTGTGGACATGGAGCTGAGCCATTGGATTCCAAACGATACACCTACCCAATATAAGGCTGATACATCGACAGAAATTTGTATGCGCTTTGCTGAAAGCAATACTTCAAAGGGCTGGGATCTTGCGATTAACAACCATTTGGATGTAGATGGCGTTTTGGCAGTGTTCACGCTAGTTCACAGTCAGATTGCCTTGACCCACCGTCAGACGGTGATTCAGGCGGCGGAGATAGGCGATTTTTCGGGTTGGGGCGAAGAATCTGCACAGATTTTATTTCAGGGATTAACGATCTTAATGAATGATCTGAAAGCGAGCGGAGAGGATACGCAGCGTATTTATGAGGCGTGCTTTATACGTGCTCAGGAACTGCTCGCAGGAAAAGAGATCGAGGAGCCGCGTATTCAGGCTGGGCTTCGAGCGCTTCATGATTCGATCAACCGGATCGCGTCGGGGTGTATTGAGCGGCAGGAGTTGCACAGCCGTTTCGTTCATTACCATATTCCGGCCGATTTGACAGTGGTATCTCTTGCAAAGACAGTCGAGGTACCTGCGTTCAATGCGGAAGTGCAGGACAATATGTGGCTGCATCCCCAGGCACGCAATCGACTTGATCGTGAGAAAGTTCATCTCGTATCAGCGCAGGTACAAGAAGGATGGTATTACGACGTCTGGTATCCAGGCTATATGTGGGCTGATACTCCGAATTCATGGCGTGCTCCTGGCTTTGCCTTTAACGGCAGTACGAATGGATATCGCTATGCATATGCGCCGCTTGAAGATGCGGTACGTACCCTGCAAGCAGAGGAAACAGCGGATGGTATCTGGACGTTGGCACAGGAGCTATCGCCTTTTTCTAGTGTTGCGGGCCGGAATTTTCCCATTGTCCTCTCCTTTCTTACTAGCAAGAATGAGCCTGTCGCCAGCAAGCTTGCACCGGATCGGGTAGCATCTGTTCTTGCGGCGGCTTTTGCATAAATGATTACATAGAAGAAGCCCCAGAAATCACTTCCAGGGCTTCTCTTTTGTTAGGCTACTTCGAAGTAGTTGTAGTTTGCGGTGGAAATGTAAAGATGAACTGTCGGCCATCGTGTGCAATGGCTTCTACTTGAATTGTCGTTTCATCTAAGGCGCGCATCTGATCACCAGATACGAGATACCGTCCTTCATCGAGTGTAAAGGCGCGGTTTACTACATTGTATTCCGGCGGCTTGATAAATCGTACATAGACATCCTTCCATGCCGGTGCATGATCAAAGCGGATGTTGACGTCGTTAAAACCAGCAATGAACGGTGATACGGCAATATGGGCTGTAACCCCCTGCTGCGTCGCTTCCATCGGTGCCTTGTTCGTAGCAGATGTAAGCGGGATAAAGTTAATCAAAGCCGCAGCGACCAATAAGATGATCGAGCCCAGCCACACTTCCCATTTCGTACGCCGTGCAAACCAGCTTGTCCCTTTTTCTTTTCGTTGCTTTAGATAACGCATCTGCAAATATCCGAGTACCACAACAAGGAGGGTAAGCCCTGCTTTTACAAGCACAGAAGCGCCCCAGATGCTGTTGATGAAATCATTCCATGAAGGTGCATAATCGATGGTCATAGCGATACCTGTGAGAATAATTACACCCATACTGATCAATGCCCAGCGCGAGAATATGCTTCCCTTCTCCTTGAACCATTCCTGCCTGCCTTCTTTTGGAGCAAGCACCAGCATTGCAAACAGACCGCCGAACCATATGGACAGCGCCAGCAGATGGAAGGTATCTAAAATGATGCCGAGTGATCCGCCGTATTCGGCTGAATAGGAGTGTCCGACCAAAGCGTTAAGTGCCAGCGCGCCTCCTAAGAACGGCAGTGTCCATCGTGTAAATGTAATGGCAAAGATCAGCGTGAAGATAAAGGATTGTACTAAGGGTACCCAACCGATACGCAGCCCGGCAAGCTCTGCAAGCGAGATCTCCGGCAGTGCTGCTTTTCGTACAAAGAACAGCGCAATCGTAGCAGCCGCTGTTAGAAAATAAATCGGAATTTGCCAATACTGCCAGCGCTTATGGATATCTTTGCGCCATGCGATGGATTGGACGAAGAGCGTGCCGCCGAATGATACAGCCATGCCAAAGAATGCAATCCAGTTTGGCAGCGTCTCCATACTTAACTCGTTAAGAAAGCCGGCTCCCCCGCTCTTTGGCGGCGGAGACAGTGTCTGAACAGCAAAGTAAATCTGGCCTGTCAACTTGGTATCAAAGGATGCCTCTTCGGGCTTGGCCACCCACTCTACACCGTATGTTCCCGGAAGAAGATCACGGACCGGAGTCAGAATAATTTGGCGCCGATCATTCGGATTGACTTTAATTTTTCCGTTACTGTATTCCTTGTTCCGGTTATCAAAAATAGAGGCATACTCAATTTCAAGCGGTTCTTTAAAGGTGAGCCGTATTTCCTTTGGTGAAGCGGACAGCAGCGCTCCATCCTTTGGCGTTGATTCAGTCAGCACGCTTGATTGTGCATTTGCAAGAGCGGTGGCTGAGGTCGGGGAGAAGGCGAATGCCACAGCACTTACTACAAGCAAGCAAATGAATAATACCGTACGAATCTGTTTTTTTACTGCAACCATAACTCTCTCCTTACCTACACAGTTGTTTCTATGTACGTTCAATTAAACAATATAACGACATTGTTTATGCCACTTACTAGTATAAAGTGAAATTGTGTGCAATATGTGTGGAATTTTCGAAGTCCTTCTGACAAATTTGCGAACAAACAAAAAGAGCCGGACTGGCTCTTTTCTGTGATGAGGGACATCGCGTTATTCCTAGATGATTTTTTATGGAGCGCTGCCGATGACGCATACCGAATTCACAGGCGACATTTCGCGGATATTCATAGTAATATTCGTATACCCAGCCTGCTCAAGATAGCGGACAAACGTATGTCCTTCTGTCTCTGCGGTCTCGTCGGTTGCTCCTTCGTCGTGTGATTGAAGCACAATGGCGATTTTTCCTCCGGGCTTGAGGTATTCGCGCAGCTCTGCTACTCGTTCGGCTGGCTGTTCCCATAAAGGTAGTGAGTTAATCGTCAAAATTTTATCAAACGGCTGGCGATAATCCGGCAGGTTCTTCACATCCGCAGTAGTAAGTGCCACCCTTCCTTCTTCGATCGCGTCTTCGTTTCGCTTCTTTGCTTGATCAAGCATTGTGTCAGATACATCGACACCTGCAACGAATCCCTCTTCTGCAATTTTGCTCATCTTCTTAATGGCAATACCCGGTCCAAAACCGATCTCAAGTATGCGGTCATCTTCTTCGATATGTAAAAGCGAGATCGCCCAGTCGTTTAATTCCTTATTTTCAAAGGCCATGATCATACCTGCAACGTTACCGAGCACTCCTTCTGGTCGTTCAAATTGTTTAAACCACGTTTCTAAAATATTGGCCATGTGTATGCTCGCTCCTTCGCTTATATGATATCTCTTTTTGCAATGCTGCTATTTTCTTATTATGCCTTTTTCCTGATTTTGAAACATAAAAAACAAAATGCGCTGACAGCGTAACGGCTGGCAGCGCAAGAAAGCACAGACTTGTGTATAGTATAGTTCAATGCAACGCTTATGATAGATGATTGACTACATCCCGGTAGGTAATCTCGATGTCACCCCAAAGAGAAGCGTTTTCCTTGATATCTATGTCAAGTTCTTCATAGATTTCAAGCAGCATGCTGCACAACTGATACTTACGATGGCGGTCCGTCTCGCCTTTGATATGCAAAAGCAGACGCTTCGCTTCCTCGCGCATCAGATGATGAAAATCTTCACCCATCGGTATCTCCATATTATCCACTCCTGTTTTTCTTCTTTTTCTCTAAAAAGTACATACACAAAACTGAATTGACAAAAAACAGACAATCTTCTTGTTTTTCATTGTACTACTATAAAGAAGAAAAAGTAAATACTGTTATATAACTGTATGTGCCTTTTCGAAAAATCAGTAGGGTTTTAGTGCTTCTAACTGCTTCTCAAAGCCAGCTCGCCAGCTAGCTGATAATTCACGTACAGCAAGTAGGGTTTGCAGTGCCTGCACATTGCTTATATCATGATACTTACACTGGTTGGCAAAGGTGACGGATACACCGGCCGGATGCCGCTCGATAAGATGGAGAGGTGAATCCGGCGCTACCCATCCCTCCTTAAGCACCCGAAAATAAAAACCGGTATAGCCTGTGCGCTGAATACGCAGGGTAAAATCCGGTACATTATACCGAGCCGCTACTTTAAAACACGGTCTGCGCGGTTGGCTGATTTGTATGAAGGCCTCGCCGAAGCAAAAGATATCGCCAATACACACCTCATCTTCAGACAGCCCCTTCGTTGTTAAATTCTCGCCAAAAGCCCCATAGGAGAGCGTTTGACCAATATCTTTCTCCCAGTATGAATAGTGTTCATGCGGATAGGCACACAGCGCTTTGTCCACGCCTCCATGATGAACAAGGTCCGCTTGCCCATCTCCGTCCAAATTCAGCGTAGACAGATAGATACGTCCTTGAACTGGGTCTTTGTGGATACCTGTTTCAATTTCACGCCCCTGATACGTTTGTGTTTTGGGTTTTCCAATATTGAGTGCTATAAGTCCACTTGACATCGTACTCTTCCCCCTTTTTATGTTAACTAGATAGGAAAATACCGCGAATTCATTGAATGCGCGGTATTTGGCTGCTCCTCTTATTTTAGTCGTCGTTTGCGTTATATGTAAATCCGATAGACGACAGTGCCTGCTGTAGATTGGCATATGTATCGG
This is a stretch of genomic DNA from Aneurinibacillus sp. REN35. It encodes these proteins:
- the trhA gene encoding PAQR family membrane homeostasis protein TrhA; translated protein: MAGTHVFTKKEELANAIIHGIGAVLSVAALVALIVTASASGTVWHITSFTIYGVTMLLLYVSSTLVHSFPEGRAKDVFEICDHAAIYLFIAGTYTPLLFLVVKGALGWTLFGIVWGIALAGIVFKLFFTKRFLYMSTVLYIVMGWLIVFAWKPLVTGLAFEGVVLLVTGGILYTIGAVFYVWRGFLFHHAVWHLFVLAGSIVHFFGVILYLLP
- a CDS encoding GNAT family N-acetyltransferase, which encodes MNPLLLDFPTEFYTERLLIRMPKPGDGKAVYEAIQASIDDLTPWMIFLQQKPSEQDVEANIRESHANFLKREELRLLVFRKDTGEFIASSGLHRINWNIPKFEIGYWIDSRYSGQGYMTEAVEGITAFAFDTLHARRVEIRCDAPNVKSRAIAERLGFTLEGILRNEALSVDGKEVRDTCIYARIT
- a CDS encoding DMT family transporter, encoding MNTFKFISLVLLTTFLMGSSFAVVKMGLPYSSPLLLAAVRFILAGVIMAVLVMALKRPHPTTKEHWVRILIIGAFQTAGVMGCIFLSLRTITASESSILTFTNPLLVVVFATIFSHARYKLYQWVGVLSGIVGVVITMGAQIEYRIGILFGILSAVFWAISTLLAKKWSALFDTWVLSAYQMLFGGILLLLGSFTLETSFFILTSNSLLILLWLSIMSSIVQFAVWYYLLQKSDPGKTSAFLFLAPFFGVVTGWILLGEPLSPSLIVGGLFIIMGIYLVNSNFQQKNELVKNTL
- a CDS encoding aminopeptidase, coding for MFTFEQKLDKYAELAVRVGVNVQPGQTMVLQAPINAIEFARMVVKKAYEAGAKNVHIEWNDEVSTRIKYELAPDEAFSEYPLWRAKGFEEMAEDGACFLHIISSNPELLKGIEPKRIADAAKASGQAMDTFRRYVSADKVSWSIVAVPSSEWAAKVFTDKPENEQVDALWEAIFRAVRADLEDPVQAWREHNAKLDEKVTLLNKKKYKYLHYQAPGTDLTIELPPNHLWVGGGSVSEKDVPFIANIPTEEVFTVPLKEGVNGTVASTKPLNYGGNLIENFSLTFEKGRIVDIKAETGYETLKQLIDTDEGSHYLGEVALVPHNSPISNANLIFYNTLFDENASNHLAIGNAYAFCLEGGKTMSKEEIEQNGLNTSLTHVDFMVGSAEMNIDGEMADGTREPIFRHGNWA
- a CDS encoding ArsR/SmtB family transcription factor, which codes for MSIHPNVAEAASLLGEASRAAILISLLDGRFHTAGELAFMAAITPQTASFHLSRLIEGNLVRVEKHGRHRYYQLANEEVARILESLLAISPPPDVRSLKQSGQVKLLREARTCYDHLAGKLGVDIAESMLKAGYLEKEEREFVVTPKGEAFLADFGIDISELKRKRRSFSHACLDWSERHYHLAGALGHGLMIRFLELGWIVQVPSIRAIKVTDKGKEGFAQLFAIAM
- the crcB gene encoding fluoride efflux transporter CrcB, producing the protein MVIVWVALGGFFGAISRYAAVQWIDRRMHSAFPYGTMTVNLLGSFLLGLLYGWDVDRQLTLLLGAGFLGSFTTFSTFAYETVQLQEKGKRKEIVVYISISVLLGILAAALGLWIALMVIVAAS
- a CDS encoding GNAT family N-acetyltransferase gives rise to the protein MVEIREAQRNDVAAMLSIYNHAIRTSNATFDIEELTLTQRMEWFSHYGGRHPLLVAQMHDRVIGYSCLSPFRTKPAYAQTAELSVYIDAAYQGQGIGKALVKELLVRAKEHKYHAIIAGITGGNETSVKLHEGFGFTLVGHFKEVGHKFGTWQDVFFYELLLDHN
- the crcB gene encoding fluoride efflux transporter CrcB; its protein translation is MEGHVMGYVFVGIGGMLGAVLRYMLGIWIGAQTGSAFPYPTLLINLVGCFILAFFYTITVSRLPVHPHFRTAFGSGFIGSFTTFSTFSYETFALLHARRYEIAIIYAVISVAGGYILAYFGARLGLIKRLSKTRERKDG